A DNA window from Deinococcus misasensis DSM 22328 contains the following coding sequences:
- a CDS encoding TetR/AcrR family transcriptional regulator, with protein sequence MVSNQSRILQSARTLFNEKGTHSVTTNHIAQHAGISPGNLYYHFKNKEAIVRALFQDLQNLWDQIYQFPENPTLQDINHMLTRNYQMLWEYRFFYRETLSLLQQDPELAQQYQQVRARGMQDFHGLCLLLMQQGLMKDLPAERITMLAEACWMVTDFWPTHLELSGRTLSEETIQEGIALMWMVLEPHMKGTS encoded by the coding sequence ATGGTGAGCAACCAATCCCGCATCCTGCAATCGGCCCGCACCCTGTTCAACGAAAAAGGCACCCACAGTGTCACCACCAACCACATCGCCCAGCATGCAGGGATCAGTCCGGGCAACCTGTACTACCACTTCAAAAACAAAGAAGCCATCGTTCGGGCCCTGTTTCAGGACCTGCAAAACCTGTGGGACCAGATTTACCAGTTTCCTGAGAACCCCACCCTGCAGGACATCAACCACATGCTGACCCGCAATTACCAGATGCTCTGGGAGTACCGGTTTTTTTACAGGGAAACCCTCTCCTTGCTGCAGCAAGACCCAGAGCTTGCCCAGCAATACCAGCAGGTGCGAGCCAGAGGCATGCAGGATTTTCATGGCCTGTGCCTGCTCCTCATGCAGCAAGGCCTGATGAAAGACCTTCCTGCAGAACGCATCACCATGCTGGCAGAAGCCTGCTGGATGGTCACCGATTTCTGGCCCACCCATCTGGAACTCTCGGGCAGAACCCTCTCAGAAGAGACCATTCAGGAAGGCATTGCCCTGATGTGGATGGTGCTTGAACCCCATATGAAAGGAACATCATGA
- a CDS encoding DUF4386 domain-containing protein, producing MTARTLSEPDHVPSHRWVGAEFLVGALAINVPYLLLIQNFNYPDILRESPQQILGQYHALGSAGILTWMAFAWCGFPLLLAMVGLHRILKSTHHPLTYHATVFGVMAAVFQMVGLLRWVFVNPVLADLYVQLGASGANRTALNVVFQAVHQFGGVLLGEHLGQAFTVLWMWTVSLIVLQTSLFPRWLGFSGLLAGAVYLLGQLELLHTVMPTLPYWEPAGLVGSLLWLLWVLALGVLLIRLKIK from the coding sequence ATGACTGCAAGAACCCTGTCTGAACCCGATCACGTCCCGAGCCACCGCTGGGTGGGTGCCGAATTTCTGGTGGGTGCACTGGCCATCAATGTGCCTTACCTGCTGCTCATCCAGAATTTCAATTATCCGGACATTTTGCGGGAAAGCCCCCAGCAGATCCTTGGGCAGTATCATGCGCTGGGAAGTGCAGGCATCCTCACATGGATGGCGTTTGCATGGTGCGGGTTTCCCTTGTTGCTGGCCATGGTGGGCCTGCACCGCATTCTGAAAAGCACCCATCATCCCCTGACCTACCATGCCACGGTTTTTGGTGTGATGGCTGCCGTTTTTCAGATGGTGGGATTGCTCAGGTGGGTGTTTGTGAACCCGGTGCTTGCAGACCTGTATGTGCAATTGGGTGCATCAGGAGCAAACCGTACGGCCCTCAATGTGGTGTTTCAGGCGGTTCACCAGTTTGGAGGGGTACTGCTGGGAGAACACCTCGGACAGGCGTTTACCGTGCTCTGGATGTGGACGGTCAGCCTGATTGTGCTGCAAACCTCCCTGTTCCCCAGATGGCTTGGTTTCAGTGGTTTGCTGGCTGGAGCAGTTTACCTGCTGGGACAACTGGAACTGCTGCACACGGTCATGCCCACCTTGCCTTACTGGGAGCCTGCTGGACTGGTGGGAAGCCTGTTGTGGCTTCTCTGGGTGCTGGCTCTGGGGGTGTTGCTGATCCGTTTGAAGATCAAATAG